The Blastococcus sp. HT6-4 genome window below encodes:
- a CDS encoding glycosyltransferase family 4 protein, producing the protein MGRSLRIALLSYRSKPHGGGQGVYVRALSRELAELGHRVEVLSGQPYPELDDGVPLTRVPSLDLYREPDPFRTPWPSEFRDWVDVAEWATMCTAGFPEPLTFTLRAARHLLPRRGEFDIVHDNQSLGYGLLRLVRAGMPTVATVHHPIAIDRELELAAAPTLRRRLTLRRWYAFTAMQARVVQRLDAVTTVSENSRRDIAQHMGLAPERMAVIPVGIDPGRFTPPPAGRPRDTDSILAITSADVPLKGLVHLLEAVAKLRTERPVRLTVVGTARPGGPAQAALDRLALRDAVRFTGPIPEDELVRLFQEAAVVAIPSLYEGFSLPAIEAMACGTPLVTTDAGALPEVVGTKAGLRVRAGDVGELTAALALVLDSPSLAEQLGRAGRRRVLDTYTWRATAERTADWYAETLDRRAADRKGDEQC; encoded by the coding sequence GACGGTCGTTGCGCATCGCACTGCTGTCCTACCGGAGCAAGCCGCACGGCGGCGGGCAGGGCGTCTACGTGCGGGCCCTCTCCCGGGAGCTGGCGGAGCTCGGCCACCGGGTCGAGGTGCTCAGCGGGCAGCCCTACCCCGAGCTCGACGACGGCGTGCCGCTCACCCGGGTGCCGAGCCTGGACCTCTACCGGGAGCCCGACCCGTTCCGCACCCCGTGGCCCTCGGAGTTCCGCGACTGGGTGGACGTCGCCGAGTGGGCGACGATGTGCACCGCCGGGTTCCCCGAACCGCTCACCTTCACCCTGCGGGCGGCCCGCCACCTGCTGCCCCGCCGCGGCGAGTTCGACATCGTTCACGACAACCAGTCGCTCGGCTACGGCCTGCTGCGGCTGGTACGTGCCGGGATGCCCACGGTGGCCACCGTCCACCACCCGATCGCCATCGACCGGGAGCTGGAGCTCGCCGCGGCACCGACCCTGCGGCGGAGGCTCACGCTGCGCCGCTGGTACGCGTTCACCGCGATGCAGGCCCGGGTGGTGCAGCGGCTGGATGCGGTGACCACGGTCTCGGAGAACTCCCGGCGCGACATCGCCCAGCACATGGGGCTCGCGCCGGAACGGATGGCGGTCATCCCCGTGGGCATCGACCCCGGCCGGTTCACCCCGCCCCCGGCCGGGCGCCCCCGGGACACCGACTCGATCCTGGCCATCACCAGCGCCGACGTGCCGCTGAAGGGCCTGGTCCACCTGCTGGAGGCGGTCGCCAAGCTGCGGACCGAGCGACCCGTGCGGCTCACCGTCGTCGGCACCGCCCGGCCCGGCGGGCCGGCGCAGGCGGCGCTGGACCGGCTGGCCCTGCGCGACGCCGTCCGTTTCACCGGGCCCATCCCCGAGGACGAGCTCGTCCGGCTGTTCCAGGAGGCCGCCGTGGTGGCGATCCCCTCGCTGTACGAGGGGTTCTCGCTGCCCGCGATCGAGGCGATGGCGTGCGGCACCCCGCTGGTGACCACCGACGCCGGCGCGCTGCCGGAGGTCGTGGGCACCAAGGCCGGGCTGCGGGTCAGGGCGGGGGACGTCGGCGAGCTGACCGCGGCGCTCGCGCTGGTCCTGGACTCGCCGTCCCTGGCCGAGCAGCTCGGCCGGGCCGGCCGGCGGCGGGTCCTCGACACCTACACCTGGCGGGCCACGGCCGAGCGGACGGCCGACTGGTACGCCGAGACGCTCGACCGCAGGGCCGCCGACCGCAAGGGGGACGAGCAGTGCTGA
- a CDS encoding class I SAM-dependent methyltransferase: MLTVDYDRLDLRPGMTVLDLGCGEGRHAFEAYRRGAHVVAVDWGQAEVETTKRWLGAIAEAGEAGRAGDGTAARYEVVRGDLLHLPFPDASVDRVMASEVLEHIPDDATALAEIFRVLKPGGRVAVTVPRFGPERVCWALSDEYHANEGGHIRIYRRDVLRARLAAAGLVPGDSHHAHALHAPYWWLKCAVGVEKDSPLVRAYHRLLVWDLTTRPWLTRAAERVLDPLIGKSFVVYADRPAAPDVPRPAVVGAAEVRERSAAAR; encoded by the coding sequence GTGCTGACCGTCGACTACGACCGCCTCGACCTGCGGCCGGGGATGACCGTCCTCGACCTGGGCTGCGGCGAGGGGCGGCACGCCTTCGAGGCCTACCGCCGCGGCGCCCACGTCGTCGCCGTCGACTGGGGTCAGGCGGAGGTCGAGACGACGAAGCGCTGGCTCGGCGCGATCGCCGAGGCCGGGGAGGCCGGGCGGGCGGGCGATGGCACAGCAGCCCGCTACGAGGTGGTGCGCGGGGACCTGCTGCACCTGCCCTTCCCGGACGCCAGCGTCGACCGGGTCATGGCCTCCGAGGTGCTCGAGCACATCCCGGACGACGCCACCGCGCTGGCCGAGATCTTCCGGGTGCTGAAGCCCGGCGGCCGGGTGGCCGTGACCGTTCCCCGCTTCGGCCCGGAGCGGGTGTGCTGGGCGCTGTCGGACGAGTACCACGCCAACGAGGGGGGGCACATCCGCATCTACCGGCGCGACGTGCTGCGCGCCCGGCTGGCCGCCGCCGGGCTGGTGCCCGGCGACAGCCACCACGCGCACGCCCTGCACGCGCCCTACTGGTGGCTCAAGTGCGCCGTCGGCGTGGAGAAGGACTCCCCGCTCGTCCGCGCCTACCACCGCCTGCTGGTCTGGGACCTCACCACCCGCCCCTGGCTGACCCGCGCAGCCGAACGGGTGCTCGACCCGCTGATCGGCAAGAGCTTCGTCGTGTACGCCGACCGGCCGGCGGCCCCCGACGTCCCGCGGCCGGCGGTCGTCGGCGCCGCCGAGGTGCGGGAGCGGTCCGCTGCGGCGCGCTGA
- a CDS encoding prenyltransferase, with the protein MLTADQVRRTVSWIAGEQQGDGALPWFRAGQLDPWDSVEAAMALDVGGEHAGAVAAYRWLAARQRADGSWAAEYRAGAESAPAAESNHAGYLAVGAWHSWLTAADEELVTELWPVVRAGLDLVTRMQLPGGAISWALRPDGTPDDLALLTGNASLFQALRCGLALADLVGEAQPDWELAVADLGVALRGRPEAFADRSRYSMDWYYPVLGGAVTGAQADERLAGDWDRFVVAGLGIRCVADRPWVTGAETCELALALVAAGRPDAALEQVAAMQHLRDDDGAYWTGFVYPDDARWPVERTTWTAAAVVLAADALSGASPASGLFADPGALPAAGMTDATERADWLPGRAGTVFP; encoded by the coding sequence GTGCTCACCGCCGACCAGGTGCGCCGGACGGTGTCCTGGATCGCCGGCGAGCAGCAGGGCGACGGCGCGCTGCCGTGGTTCCGCGCCGGTCAGCTCGACCCCTGGGACTCCGTCGAGGCGGCCATGGCGCTGGACGTCGGTGGCGAGCACGCCGGTGCCGTGGCGGCCTACCGCTGGCTGGCCGCCCGGCAGCGCGCCGACGGCAGCTGGGCGGCCGAGTACCGGGCCGGCGCGGAGTCCGCGCCCGCCGCGGAGAGCAATCACGCCGGCTACCTCGCCGTCGGCGCCTGGCACTCCTGGCTGACCGCTGCCGACGAGGAACTGGTGACCGAGCTGTGGCCGGTCGTGCGCGCCGGCCTCGACCTGGTCACCCGCATGCAGCTGCCCGGCGGCGCGATCAGCTGGGCCCTGCGCCCCGACGGCACCCCGGACGACCTCGCGCTGCTCACCGGCAACGCGAGCCTGTTCCAGGCCCTGCGCTGCGGGCTCGCGCTCGCCGACCTGGTCGGCGAGGCGCAGCCGGACTGGGAGCTGGCCGTCGCCGATCTCGGCGTGGCGCTGCGCGGGCGCCCGGAGGCCTTCGCCGACCGGTCCCGCTACTCGATGGACTGGTACTACCCCGTGCTGGGCGGCGCGGTCACCGGGGCCCAGGCGGACGAGCGGCTGGCCGGCGACTGGGACCGTTTCGTCGTCGCCGGGCTCGGCATCCGCTGCGTCGCCGACCGGCCCTGGGTGACCGGCGCGGAGACCTGCGAGCTGGCGCTGGCCCTGGTCGCGGCCGGCCGGCCCGACGCCGCCCTGGAACAGGTCGCGGCGATGCAGCACCTGCGCGACGACGACGGCGCGTACTGGACCGGCTTCGTCTACCCCGACGACGCGCGATGGCCGGTGGAGCGGACCACCTGGACGGCGGCCGCGGTGGTGCTCGCGGCGGACGCGCTGTCCGGGGCCTCCCCGGCCTCGGGGCTGTTCGCCGATCCGGGCGCGCTGCCGGCCGCCGGCATGACCGATGCCACCGAACGCGCCGATTGGCTGCCGGGGCGCGCG